TTGATACAGTCTTCGTAAAGCATCAACGTCTCATCGGATGCCCAGTGGCGCTGGAAGTAATGAATCGCCCGTTCTTTATATTCAGGGTGATGCCTGACAGAAATAATATTCACCATGGGATTAGCGACTCATCTCCCATGAAGCAACGATGTGCTCCGTTGTTTCTACGGTAATCGTGTTACCTGGAATAATAAAATTCCGCCACACGTCGTTGTAATGTGTGATTAATTGTTCTGCTTTCAGTTCCCCACGATTGGCCGTCGTGTGCGCATCAGCGGCAATTGTCAACGCGTAGCCTCGACTGGCCGCATTTTTAATGGTTGCATCAACACAATAATCCGTCGCACATCCGCAAATCGTAAGGTGGTCAACTCCCAGTTTCGCCAATACATCGGCTAACGGCGTACGGTAAAATGCATCGCACGCCGCTTTGGTGATAAACAGACTCCCCTCTGGCTGATGCAGTTCAGGTAAT
The genomic region above belongs to Pectobacterium colocasium and contains:
- a CDS encoding isochorismatase family protein → MQVLMVIDMQNAVFATPRARQAQTVALINQLSGAADRTIFIQHEEDGMLSGSEGWQLLPELHQPEGSLFITKAACDAFYRTPLADVLAKLGVDHLTICGCATDYCVDATIKNAASRGYALTIAADAHTTANRGELKAEQLITHYNDVWRNFIIPGNTITVETTEHIVASWEMSR